The nucleotide sequence aattttaaacccctaaaaaatacaacaaaccaaacatattaaaattaagggttatatatgttttttgtctctataaatatgtcaacttttcattttagtctctctaaaaaaattcttgtccctcaaaaattttccatcttcacttttggtccctcatttaaaataaactcatatgtagaattcatatttttaaacattgtacaaaaattcatattattataacaatctctccaaaaaaaattagaatttattaacaaaatatgaatttaatatgcatttttatattttttacggttaaaaaatcatatttaatttatgttttgttaaaaaattctaattttttaattttttttacgatattctacatatttgcacaatttcattaaaaaaatataaaaattaacttaaaagtagggaccaaaaactaaggaaaattttagaaagattaaaacgaaaagttttgtatatttatagataccaaaaacatacttaacCCTCAAATTAATTCTAATCAATTTTGACTGAACATAGACTAAAATAAATGTTTCTTCTCTTGcatcaataaaattttgtactGTTTTGAACCAAAGACATTTCTACCTTTCATCTTCCTCGTGAACTGTTAAAGGGTTTAAAGCCTTACTCTAGCTTCGTACCTTTGAACCCTTTCCCTCTCTCTCTTTGAAATGGCAGGAAGCAACAAATCTTGGGAGGAAGAGATTTACTGGAACCATTTTCAGTTCATCCATTTCACCCTATTTCTTCATAGCACCACCAATTTTCAACAACAACCTGTaagtaccttttttttttttttctttctctttctttcctaccatgttgaaaattaaaaatgaaacctTTATAAAGTGATCATCTTTGGATTTGGATGTTGAGTACGTGCACTTGTTCATACTgcttttcaactttttttttcttgaatattttAACTTGCTCaccttttaaattttgtttttttttttttttacaattgatTTAACTGCAGTTACTTCTGTTGAAGAAAGTTTTGAGCTTTTGATTTTtggatggatttttttttttgccatgaTTTTTGTAATTAATACACATAGATATGCTTGTTTTTGACATTAGTTGTAGatctgttttctttttactgTTTGCTTTTGAGACACTTCGTTTAGAGCTTGCATTGCGATAATTAAGTAAATTGTTTAAGTTTCTGTTTGGGAGTTTGGGGAGTTTGCAAGGAGGGGATAAGGAAGTGAATAATGAGATTGATTAATAGCTGTTTATTATTCTTTTCCTGGTTCTGCAAACACTATCTGTGTAAatgtactttttaaaaaataaaaaaaattgctaatTAACGTGGCATTAACTagtatgaagcacggacactcctcggatgaAATGTGTCGCGGTGTCagacacgtgtcgtgtccgacatcGAATGACACCGACACATCTAATTAAACTgtattatgtgattttctcaaataattagcgatgtcggcgtgtcagtgtccgtgtccgGTGttcgtgtccgtatccgtgcttcataaatGACTATATTACAACTGCCTGTGAGGGAATTTGAGTTTTGTACCTTGTTGAGGTTACAAAGCTAAGCCCTTGCTACTGAACTGCCACCTCAAGTGTATGTAAATCATGTACATTAGATGATTAATAGCTGTTTTTCAAGCAAATTATTATGGTTAGCTATTAGGTATATGTATATTCTACCAACATCTGTTACGCTCTTCAGCTCAATGTATCTTTTAATCTCAGATGgaaatttgtattttaattgCAGGCACTTCCTAAAACATTTTCAGACAACTTAAAGAAGAAGTTGCCAGAAAATGTGACCCTTAAAGGTCCTAGTGGAGTTGTGTGGAATATAGGGCTGACAACTATAGATGACACTGTTTACTTCACAAACGGTTGGCAACAATTTGTGAATGATCACTCTTTGAAAGAGAGTgatttccttttcttcaagtaCAATGGTGAATCGTTgtttgaagttttaatctttGATGGACGTAGTTTCTGTGAGAAGGCAGCTTcttattttgttggaaaatgtgGTCATGCTCAAACCGAACAGGGGGGTATCAAGGCCAAGGACACAAACAAGTCTGTGGAAGAAATCGATACTGCTTTTGATGCGGGTGTGGAGTCTGCTTCCCCTGAGCAGCTCATGGCTGATGCAGTCACTAAGACCACACCTGTTGCAGCTCCCTCCCAATCAATCGGCAAAAGGATCAAGAGGCCTGTTAATAAATTTACGATTGTCCTCGGATTACCTAAAGCAGCTACTTCTCATAAGAGAGCACATGATTTGGTGGCTTGTAACAAAGAACACTCAGGTTAAAAAAATtccttctttttcattttttttgttgaaaactcggtatccggcCCAAGGACTGACTAATCCGAGGGTCCAATCCTGCCATCCACTTGCGGGGGGGTCCCATTTAAAAGTCAGAGCAAAGCTTTGTATGGACTAGCCCACCAAAGTTGGCACCGGGAGGAATCAAACCcgagaccttgagaggagcacactaCAAAGTCCCAAgtctttcctttccttttactatattaattataaattattttgtaactATAACTAACATTTATTTCTCTCCATCTCTCTACTAACCCGCCAACAAGCACTCTCCTCTCAATTTTAACCTTTCCCTTCATTCTGGGTctcaaaaaatgtattaaaactTAACGGATCTTCCCTAGCAAACTGATACTTGTCTAAGAAAGAGTATTTTGCATTCAAATCCTTATATTTATGTCAGAGCTTATCCTTTTATTTAAAACTCATGATTAAATTGTTCAATTCCTTACAGAGGCATCCATCGTGCGTAGAAGTTGGAAGGAAGATGAGAAAAAGACAGCCCAATCATTTACCTCCTCTTttccatattttgttaaaatatttaaaaccgGCGATATCAATGTTTCACGTACTATGGTGAGTTGTTCCCTTTTGTGATTCTTTATTTACCTCCCAAATAATGTCGTTTATCTCTCTGCCCTTATCTTTAAGTAATTTTGGTAGTGTTTCATGTGCTTGAGAAACTGATCCTGTTGAGGTCTAATATTGAATACTTGTTACAATGTAGAAAATCCCATATCATTTCTCTGCTGCACATCTGCCTGACTGCAAAACAGAAGTTACACTTCGCAATTCAAGAGGCGAATGTTGGACCGTGAACTCCATCCCATATGCTAAAGGGAAAACAGTTCAAACCAACCCATATGCTAAACGGAGACCAGTTCACACCTTTTGTGGGGGTTGGGTAGCCTTTGTTCGTgataataacattaaatttgGCGACACATGCATTTTTGAGCTCGTTTCTGATTATGTGATGCAAGTTCATATATCTGGGGTTGGAAAGGAAGGTCTTGACCAGCAAAATGGGCATGTGAAACTTAATAGCATGTAGCTAGCTAGTGTTCCATTTACCTGCTAACATTCTTGTTTATGAAAAAGAAATCAATTTTCAATGAGGATTTTTATTGTAAGAGTCACAAAAGACTTGTGTATTATATGCATGTTAGTAAATTCATGTTGTCTCTTTACATCCCAGTTAGTTGTATCATCAGTCATCACTAATGTATTAATTATCTATTACACCGTTGCATTTCGGTTCATGTCGTTGCAAAATGTTGGTGATACGATCGATCCAAGTCGAGTTAGTTATAGAATGTGGGGTAAAAATTATACTGTCATAAAAATACtacttgtacaaaaaaaaaaattgcatactTTCAAATTGATTTTTGCCCCTCAAATTCTCCACAGATCTAATCTTAGTAGGACTTTTGCAAGGTAGTCGAATACTaattttagttgaaaaattCCTACAAACTAAAACTATTCCAAACTGGAATTATAGGAGAAAACAAGGGCACCTAAAGACGCTTTTCATTATCTTCATCAACAACCTTGAAAATTTTGGCAATGATTTGTTGCCTTTCATTCATATTCCTGTTCCTAACATCAACTTCCTTGTGCTACATTCTGTTTCCTTTTTGGGGTTGAAAAGTTTGCATGATACTTGTTTGGTGCCTTGTtctggaaggaaaaaaaaacagtgaGTTGAAACCAAGTTAGGAGGAAAACTTGAGCAGTGGATAAATTATGAGGGGGGAGGGAGGGGTTGCTGCCCATGGCTGCCCCCCTCTAGATCCGTCATTGGTCTATGTAATCAATACACTCTACTAATCAATACAGCAAATTAACACTAATTCTAACAAAAAATCCTTTAAAACACCAAAATTGCCTCACGATTTTACCACACTTAAACTACGGTGTGACTTTAACTTCTCAATTATGTCCCACTTAATTAGTGGTGTTGCTTTATTCTTTCCAGAGCCATAAAGGATCTTTGCATACTactagtaattattttttaactcaCCTTTTGGTACTTTGAATAGTCATATAGAATAAAGAGAGTAAACTATTAAGAAGAAATAAGAACTGACTTCACAAGCACCAGTCTACCACATATTGATAACATCAGCTTAGCCTTCCAAGTAGATAGTTTTTCTGTATGTAGAGCATCCTTTCACAATAGTGGGTCGAAATAGCGACCCTTTCACTAAAGAGCATCCTTCCACAAGACAACCTTTATTGAATTTGAGTAGTACACATcaaacataataatttttttttttttttacatactttCATTTCACCCATCATGAAATATTATCTCCATAAGttcatgaataaaattaggtttGCTCTCATGTACTTCAAAAAAGGTTGTTggtataaaattttcaaattttgcttTTACTtccaatatatttttctttcatttttggtctttaaaatattttatgtcctTGTTTTTAAGTCAAATCATTTGTAtcattcaatttttctttttatacagTCATGTTTGGTATGTTATAAAATTTTCTCTTCTGAAAGTttagaatttttcaacaaatgatgaattaaatatgaattttatgtttttggacacttaaaagttaatatttaattgatgttttgtcaaaaaagttcTACATATTTTTGGTGATGATTCTTACAATAATCTAAAAATTTGTGAAAAAACTCGATCAGAAATATAAAATGTACACATGACCTGACTTAAAAGTAAGGATAAAAAAATGGTgatgaaaaattatttgaatgaccaaaaattgaagaaaaaatttagaatgagtaaaaaaaaattaaaaatttatatgaatcaaaaacttatttaactcaTGATAAAAGTTGATCACAACGTTTAGGTTGTTTCTAATTCATCaggtatttttttattcaataccTAAAACTTTCATTTGAATTGGACATATCATATTAGATAACATACTCATTGAAcaaatatgatttaatttaacataaattttgaaagaaagttGGGTTAACTATAATGTGTGTTTGATATGATAAAAAGAACAAGAGATTGAACATGACAATTTCACCTGCactgttttaattttaaaattattcttttggAATTGGACAAATTGGTGGGAAGAGATTGAACTGTTTTGATTTAATTGTATCTTTGATTGATATCGTAATAAAGTGGATCTAACTTGACGAGCTCAAACCAAGTGTAGCTCAAATAagctcaacattttttttagaaatttttaaaaaaaatattgctctTATACGTAaggcttaaatatatttttaatccatataaatatttcaagtcTTCGATTTAGTTGTCCTAAAATATtatgtaaaatttataaaaaaagtaaagtataaaaaaaaataggaaaattaaatcaaaaaatttaaatatttataaaaatcaaaaacatatttaactctctAATTTAAAGTTTCAACCCATTCAAATTCTTCTGCACCTAGGTTGACCTATGACATAGACTAAAATGAATGTTTATACTCAACACAAAGTACTACATTAATAAAATGTTTGTACTGTTCTGAAACATCTCTCTACCATTCATCTTCCTCGTGAACCGTTAAAAGGGTTTAAAGCCATATacccttcttttctttttcttcctcaaACAAAAAGCTTGCAACTTTGAACCATTTCCACTCTCTGCTTCTCTTTAAAATGGAAGTAGATGGAAGCAGATCCTGGGAAGAAGATATTTACTGGAACAATTTTCAGTTCATTCATTTCACCCAATTTCTTCAAACCACTGATTTCCAACAACAACTTGTAAGtactctcttctttcttttttctctttttatttccttccatgttaataaaaattaaaccttTATAAGGTTTTCATACTTGGGTGTTAAGTATAATACATGCACTTCAATATTTGAACTTGCCCATCTTTtcaattttgtatatttttacaATTCCTTTAACTgcagttagttttttttaaagaaagttgagcttttgattatttgatatatgctgttgaagttttctttttttgccaTAGGCATTAATATGcttgtttttatattattggaGTAATGGCTTAGGAACATTGACATTACTTGCAGATCTGTTTTgatacactttgttttgagcTTGGATTACAATAATTAAGTAGATTGTTTAATAGCTGTTTTTCAAGCAATTAATTATGTTTAGCTTTTAGGTTTATTATTCCTTTCCTGTTTTTGAATGCACTATCTATGTAaatatgtactttttttaaaaaaaaaataaaaaactaaggGGGGAATTTTGATTATGGCCATTTTCAACCGTCACGAGGGGATTTGAACCTTGAAGCTTGAGGTTACAATGCTAAGTTCTTAACACTGAGCTAGCACCTCAAGTGTATGTGAATCATGTACTTGAGATGATTAATAGCTGTTTTTCAAGCAAATTATTATGGTTAGCTATTAGGTATTGTATATTCTACCAACATCTGTTACGCTCTTCAGCTCAATGTATCTTTTAATCTCAGAtggaaatttatattttaactgCAGGCACTTCCTAAAACATTTTCAGAcaatttaaaaaagaagttgCCAGAAAATGTGACCCTTAAGGGTCCTAGTGGAGCTGTGTGGGATATTGGGTTGACAACTAGAGATAATACTGTTTACTTCGTGGGCGGTTGGGAGCGATTCGTGAAAGATCATTCTTTGAAAGAGAATGATTTCCTTGTCTTTAAGTACAATGGTGAATCACTCTTTGAGGTTTTAATCTTTGATGGAGATAACTTTTGTGAGAAGGCAACTTCTTATTTTGTCAGAAAATGTGGACATGCTCAAACTGAAGAAGGGGGTAGCAAGGTAAAGAACACAAACACATCTGTTGAAGAAGTCAATACTGCTTCTAATGGTGGCGTTGACTGTGGTTCACCTGAGACATTTCGGGTTCGGCGTCTTGACAGTATAAGAACACCATTAGCTGTACCTGTCAAAACTACTGATAAAATGACATTAAATGCTTTTTTTGAATCTGCTTCCCCTAAGGAACTCCCCGTCTACTTTCCCAAACAACCAACCGGCCAAAGGACCAAGAAGCCAGCTAATGAAGTTACACCTGGCCAGACTAAGAAGCGAGGAAGACCGCCAAAAGAAGGTAATTCTCGTGAAGGAGCACTTGATTTGAGGGCTTCTAACAAGGAACACtcaggttaaaaaaaaaaatttcttttccaTTAAATTTTACTACATTAATTCCAGCTTATTTAGTATCTATAACTTTCTGATGTCATGGTTTTTGTGCTGCACATGCTATGCTATGAAGTTTGTAAAAGCTTAAGAAGATAACTCCATGTTCATTGCGCAAACTagttttttcccttttttataaTGGTCCCAAACATGGTTTACCAGTATCTTATGATACACACGAGTCCTTTCTTAATTATATACTAAACTGAACCCAATTGATACGGACATCTAGTGTGTATCTATTTGGACATGAACCTCATCTTGAATCCTGATTCACCATGATGCATTTTGATTAATTCTAATGAATCAGTACCTAAACTCAGAGTAGCCGaccagtttttttttgtcaaatttgtaTAACCAACCACTTTTCTTTGGTCATTTGATTTATGACATCAATCAAGAATCATTTTGAAGTTTATATATAATGTATCGccttattattttgttatgtcacttgtttttacttaaaaatgacATACTTTCTGATAGGGCTTTAACTTTAGCAGATGACATAGACCTGGGTGACAGAGTGAATAAGCCCAAACCGTAGACAGTTTATGTAAGGAGAAACAGTAACAGAGAGAATGATGAGGTGGCAAGGAGGGAAAGTGAGAATTAGTGGATTACTTGAGGATTCAGTTATATGAGGTGGGAGTTGTGGAGAGGAAGAGGGTATCGAGGAAGAATCATTGTTTTGTTTGGCCATAGAATTGAGTCTTTTCACTGTGTAGAGCATTGCTCTTTGGGTTGTAGGGATTTATCGTCAAATAAACACTCACATTCCATTTGCAATTCCCGGTTTCTCTTTAATTTGCTTCTGTTATTATAACTCATCCGATCTTCCCTAGCAAGTAGCAAACTGATACTTGTCAAAGAAAGAGTATTTTGCACTCAAATTCGTATATTTATGCCAGAGCTTATCCTTTTATTTAAAACTCATGATTGAATTGTTCAATTCCACAGAGGCGGCACAGTCAAGGTTATCGTCAGCAAAGGATGAGAAAAAGTTAGCCCAGTCATTTACCTCAACTTttccatattttgttaaaataatcaaaacgTTCAATGTCGATGGTCCACGTATTCTGGTGAGGTGTTCCCCTTTGTGATTCTTAATTTAGCTCCCAAATAATGTTGTTTTATCTCTCCGCCTCTATCTTTAAGTAACTTGTGTAGTGTTTCATTTGCTTGAGAAACTGATCTTATTAAATTAAAGCATTTCTCCTTTTATGTATGGAGGATGGTAAGCATGGATTTAAGTATTTAAGATGTGCACATTACCAGTAAAAGATGATTTCAATGAAAGTTCCATCCATAATTCCATCCTACTTTATGAGTCAATCTTGGTAGATTTGAGCTATGCTTGTACTTGCACTTCAATACATGTTGGAGTGATATTTCAATACTTTGTGAAGATGCTGCTTGACAAACTTCTAAACTACTGCTATGACATTTACAAATTGATTTCTGTGTAATTACTCTGTTGTGTTTCTCTAAGAAGTACCAATtgtatttgttagttttttgcCTTAAAAGTTAATATTTCCTGTTTTAGGTTTATTGGTCGTATTATTTGTTGTGAAACATTTTCTTCATATTCACTGTGCCTAGCATCAACACTGAAGCTCTTGCTAATGCTGATTTTATAATTGATATAATGCAGAATGTACCCCATCAATTTTCCATAGCACATCTTCCAAACGGCAAGATAAAGATTATTCTTCGTAATTTGAAGGGAGAACAGTGGACTGCTAATTCTGTTCCTAGAAGTAGAGTGCATACAAGTCACACTCTATGTGGAGGATGGATGTCTTTTGTTCGTGCCAATAACATAAAGCTTGGAGATGTCTGCGTTTTCGAACTTATAAATGACTGTGAATTACGTGTTCGCGTTGCTGAGGTCGACGAAGATGGGCTAGTCTCCGAGGTTCAAAAGGAAGGTATTGATCATCAAAATGGCAGTTGTGAAACTTAATAACATGTGGCTAGCTACCGTTCAATCTACCTGCTAACGTTCTTGTTTATGAGACAGATGAATCAATCTCCGACGTATCATCATAAACCATGTTATGCATGTATTATGATGGTAAGAGTTGCAAAAAGATTTGTGCATTTTATGCATGTTAGTAAATTCATGTTGTATCTTAGTATATGTTTAGATGTCACCATTCACATCCCAATTAGCTGTATCATCACTAATCAAGATCATAGAATGTATTTAACTATCTATATTTATTATGCTACTGATTTTTAGTTCATATCattgtgaatttgtgattgtCTATATAACATTCAGTAGGCTCGTGAACTGTTCGGCAATGTCTTTGgctaagaaataaaaagtgcaattaaaacTAAATGTCTTATAAATAAGTAAtgagggaaaaattgagaaaatatgattaatgatgcATTAGAATGATAAAGCTATATttgatttgaattatttttacattttctgAAACAACCAGTATTATGAAATATTCTTTCCATTAagttcataaataaaattaggtttttttttttttttttgtggtggccggggtttgaaccccggaccttgcatatataaatgcattgttcataccaactgagttaagctcacgaggacaaaattAGATTTGTTTACAACATTTAGGTCGTTTTGAGTttatcagttttttttattcaataccCATAAAACCtatcaaatttgataaaatgctAATCgaaccaaattattttttatttttttttgaagaaatcgaACCAAATTATAtgacaacacaatttttttcccttctttagTTGAATTGAAAAGTTGATTGAAATgggaatataatttattcacCAATTTAATTTTCATGAATTCTACAAGCAGAGAGTTACtcgagaaaaaataaaataaagggcaACCAAGTAATTGAAATCAAGTGGTTAGTGAACTTTACTAAATAATGAATCGTTCATAAGAACATGAATTCTAATCATGGATTGAACAATTCTCGGTCACGCTACTTCACGATCAAGTAAGTACATGCCGGCATTGCCCACTAATATTTAAAGAATAATATTGTTATcatattattgaaaaattgaacCCTCGACTTTTCAATTATATGGATCCTAAATGATAAACAATAAATCAACCAGagtgtttttcttttcacactTGAGTGGACCATCTGTCCCATCCTCATCCTCATACTATTCACAAAGTGAATCCTCAATACTCATGTTATGTGGATAATCAGTAACACgcaattagaaaaagatattcATCTTCCTCTTCACATTATTCACAAAGTGAATCTGTGGTACTAGTGTTATATGAATAATCAGTAACACACAATTAGAATAAGATAAACAGTAAAACAATTAGAGTGGCTTTAACACTTAAGTGGACCATCTGCCCCCATTCTCCTCCTCACATTATTCACAAAGTGAATCATGAGTACTAGTGTTATATGGATAATCAGTAACacgcaattaaaaaaaaagataaaaggagaGTTATACAcacaaatgataaaaacaacTAGGGTGTTTTAACACTACacgcaattaaaaaaaataaaagaagagttACACACACAACCGATAAAAACAAACTAGGGTGTTTTAACACTTGAGTTGAGTCATGCAAGTGCATGCTGGCATTGCCCACTAAAAATCAAAGGAAACCGTTTCTATCATGTTATTGATAAAAAGATTCCTCGAGTGTTCCTTGTATGAATCATAGATAACAGTAAACGACAATTTCAAACAACTGgaacattttaatattttagtgGAGTCAAGAAGGTAGTAGTCTGGCATTGTCCAGTGTGAAATTAAGGAAAATAATCCTCTCGCATTATCCACAAATTAAATCCTCGGGAGTAGTGTTACATGAAACCAATAAAAGAAACGCAGCCAGCCATGATAAAAACAATTGAGGCCATTTAACACTCAAATAAAGCCAATCAACTAACACACTCTCATTACCCACTAGAAATTAGGGGATAAAAGATCCTTTCACATTATTCATTAATTGAATCATTAAATTTGATGCTCTATATGTGGTTGTAAAAACAAGAGCAAcagaaatgataaaattgagagagaatttgaaaatgacaaaGTGAAAAACAAGACTACAAAGATAAAGATGTGAAATtcatttttcacatttataatAAGAACtcattttggtccttaaatatatgaaacattgtaattataattttttaatttagcaACATTACTTAAACATCTAGGGTGTTTTTCACACTTGAGTGGACTATCTGCCCCATCCTCATCTTCATACTATTAACAAAGTGAATTCCTGGTACTAGTGTTATATGTATAATCAGTAACACGCAATTAGAAAAAGATACTCATCTTCCTCCTCACATTATCCACAAGATGAATTCTTAGTACTAGGGTTATACGGATAATCATTAACAcataattagaaaaatataaacagTAAAGCAACTAGAGCGTTTTTAACACTCAGTGGACCCTCTGCCCTCATCCTTATATTATTCACAAAGTGAATCCTCGGTACTAGTGTTATATGGATAGTCAGTAACACGCAATTAAAAGAAGAGTTACACAAACAACGGATAAAAACAACTGGGGTGTTTTAACGCTAcacgtaattaaaaaaatataaaaggaaaGTTACACGCgcaaccaataaaaacaaactAGGGTGTTTTAACACTTGAGTTGAGTCATGCAAGTGCATGGTGCCACTGCCTACTAAAAATCAAAGGGAAACGTTTCTATCATGTCATTGATAAACTAATTCCTCAAGTGTTCCTTGTACGAATCATAGATGGCAGTAAACGACAATTTCAAACAACTGgaacattttaatatttgagTGGAGTCAAGAGGGTAGTACTCTGGCATTGTCTAGTGTGAAATTAAGGAAAATAATCCTCTTACATTATTCACAATTAAATCCTCGAAAATAGTATTACGTGGAACCAATAAAAGAAACGCAGCCAGCCATGATAAAAACAATTGAAACAGTTTAACACTCAAATAGAGCCAATCAACTAACACAATATATCATTATCCACTAGAAATTAGGAGgcaaaataaaatgattctttcacATTATTCACCTTTTCTTCCATAATCTAGTTACTCAATGTCATATCATTTACTCCGGGGAGTACCACATAAAAATTTACCTATTTGAAACTTGTATTTTTACCTTTtacaaatattaacaaaaatagtaacaaaatataaattgagaAGTGTTAATAACATTTTCTTTAACATCTACTCTATCGTTATTTTCAAAATGTGATTCTTAATTTCTTATATTGATTTTAACTAACAAAAGAGCAAATACTAGAAAGAATGTTGAAAAATTAACCTAATTTTAATATCAGAGTGGATGCACCGAATCTAAATAATTCATCgtaatttttcaaaagttacTGTCTATTGATTATTTAAATTACCGTCTATTGATTATTTAAAATTACAGTGGTTTGTCGTGATTCTGACGCAACCAAACATGCACAACCTGGTGTTTCTCTCCTCCTTATTTAAACAATTCATCTTCCTCGTGAACTGTCAAAGGTTTAGAGCCTGTACCCTTTCTGTTCCTGTTTTCTTGACTGTAACAACTTCTTCCACCTTTCCATTGATAATACAAAAAGCTTCCAACTTTGAACCATTTCTTTGTCTCTCTGTTTCAAAATGGGAAGTGTGAACCGATCATGGGAGGAAGACATTTACTGGACCCATTTTCAGTTCATCCATTTCACTCAATTTCTTCGCAACACTGATTTTCAACAACAACTTGTTAGTATTCCCTTCATTCTTCTTTCATTACATGTTCTAAAGTGTTCATATTTGAGTATTCATTACATGCACTTCATTTCATGTTCATACTATTTTCaacttctt is from Medicago truncatula cultivar Jemalong A17 chromosome 1, MtrunA17r5.0-ANR, whole genome shotgun sequence and encodes:
- the LOC11419210 gene encoding B3 domain-containing protein REM16 isoform X5 encodes the protein MAGSNKSWEEEIYWNHFQFIHFTLFLHSTTNFQQQPALPKTFSDNLKKKLPENVTLKGPSGVVWNIGLTTIDDTVYFTNGWQQFVNDHSLKESDFLFFKYNGESLFEVLIFDGRSFCEKAASYFVGKCGHAQTEQGGIKAKDTNKSVEEIDTAFDAGVESASPEQLMADAVTKTTPVAAPSQSIGKRIKRPVNKFTIVLGLPKAATSHKRAHDLVACNKEHSEASIVRRSWKEDEKKTAQSFTSSFPYFVKIFKTGDINVSRTMKIPYHFSAAHLPDCKTEVTLRNSRGECWTVNSIPYAKGKTVQTNPYAKRRPVHTFCGGWVAFVRDNNIKFGDTCIFELVSDYVMQVHISGVGKEGLDQQNGHVKLNSM
- the LOC11419210 gene encoding B3 domain-containing protein REM16 isoform X6, which encodes MEEDGSRSWEEDIYWNHFQFIHFTLFLSTFDFQQQLALPKTFSDNLKKKLPENVTLKGPSGVVWNIGLTTIDDTVYFTNGWQQFVNDHSLKESDFLFFKYNGESLFEVLIFDGRSFCEKAASYFVGKCGHAQTEQGGIKAKDTNKSVEEIDTAFDAGVESASPEQLMADAVTKTTPVAAPSQSIGKRIKRPVNKFTIVLGLPKAATSHKRAHDLVACNKEHSEASIVRRSWKEDEKKTAQSFTSSFPYFVKIFKTGDINVSRTMKIPYHFSAAHLPDCKTEVTLRNSRGECWTVNSIPYAKGKTVQTNPYAKRRPVHTFCGGWVAFVRDNNIKFGDTCIFELVSDYVMQVHISGVGKEGLDQQNGHVKLNSM
- the LOC11419210 gene encoding B3 domain-containing protein REM16 isoform X2 — its product is MEVDGSRSWEEDIYWNNFQFIHFTQFLQTTDFQQQLALPKTFSDNLKKKLPENVTLKGPSGAVWDIGLTTRDNTVYFVGGWERFVKDHSLKENDFLVFKYNGESLFEVLIFDGDNFCEKATSYFVRKCGHAQTEEGGSKVKNTNTSVEEVNTASNGGVDCGSPETFRVRRLDSIRTPLAVPVKTTDKMTLNAFFESASPKELPVYFPKQPTGQRTKKPANEVTPGQTKKRGRPPKEGNSREGALDLRASNKEHSEAAQSRLSSAKDEKKLAQSFTSTFPYFVKIIKTFNVDGPRILNVPHQFSIAHLPNGKIKIILRNLKGEQWTANSVPRSRVHTSHTLCGGWMSFVRANNIKLGDVCVFELINDCELRVRVAEVDEDGLVSEVQKEGIDHQNGSCET
- the LOC11419210 gene encoding B3 domain-containing protein REM16 isoform X4, producing the protein MGGRDDGQNWDGSRSWEEDIYWTHFQFIHFTQFLQTTTNFQQQLALPKTFSDNLKKKLPENVTLKGPSGAVWDIGLTTRDNTVYFVGGWERFVKDHSLKENDFLVFKYNGESLFEVLIFDGDNFCEKATSYFVRKCGHAQTEEGGSKVKNTNTSVEEVNTASNGGVDCGSPETFRVRRLDSIRTPLAVPVKTTDKMTLNAFFESASPKELPVYFPKQPTGQRTKKPANEVTPGQTKKRGRPPKEEAAQSRLSSAKDEKKLAQSFTSTFPYFVKIIKTFNVDGPRILNVPHQFSIAHLPNGKIKIILRNLKGEQWTANSVPRSRVHTSHTLCGGWMSFVRANNIKLGDVCVFELINDCELRVRVAEVDEDGLVSEVQKEGIDHQNGSCET
- the LOC11419210 gene encoding B3 domain-containing protein REM16 isoform X1, whose product is MGGRDDGQNWDGSRSWEEDIYWTHFQFIHFTQFLQTTTNFQQQLALPKTFSDNLKKKLPENVTLKGPSGAVWDIGLTTRDNTVYFVGGWERFVKDHSLKENDFLVFKYNGESLFEVLIFDGDNFCEKATSYFVRKCGHAQTEEGGSKVKNTNTSVEEVNTASNGGVDCGSPETFRVRRLDSIRTPLAVPVKTTDKMTLNAFFESASPKELPVYFPKQPTGQRTKKPANEVTPGQTKKRGRPPKEGNSREGALDLRASNKEHSEAAQSRLSSAKDEKKLAQSFTSTFPYFVKIIKTFNVDGPRILNVPHQFSIAHLPNGKIKIILRNLKGEQWTANSVPRSRVHTSHTLCGGWMSFVRANNIKLGDVCVFELINDCELRVRVAEVDEDGLVSEVQKEGIDHQNGSCET